One window of the Delphinus delphis chromosome 20, mDelDel1.2, whole genome shotgun sequence genome contains the following:
- the LOC138413845 gene encoding zinc finger protein 585A: protein MTMPANWTSHQKSLGLAPEEHGSSCEGSVSFRDVAVDFSREEWQQLDLDQKNLYRDVMLETYSHLLSVGYQVPETEVFMLEQGKEPWALQGESPHQSCPEELWQIDDQIESYQQREKSLRDVAFIKKILTIKRDYEYKDRKIIHVSQNIPFPKRPHQCDLYGSALSHNLDLHSHNRNSGSKNINKITEYGKISSCTKHECTPTGEKLWGHNQCGKILSYKQVPCQHQKSHTGAKSYECAEFGNIFTQKSQLKVHLKVHTGEKLYVCIDCGKAFVQKPEFITHQRTHTREKPYKCSECGKAFFQVSSLFRHQRIHTGEKLYECSECGKGFSYNSDLSIHQKIHTGERHHECSDCGKAFTQKSTLKMHQKIHTGERSYICIECGQAFIQKTHLIAHRRIHTGEKPYECSNCGKSFISKSQLQVHQRTHTRMKPSICNEYGKVFNNSSNLNTHKKVQMREKSSICTECGKAFTYRSELIIHQRIHTGEKPYECSDCGKAFTQKSALTVHQRIHTGEKSYICMKCGLAFIQKAHLIAHQIIHTGEKPYKCGNCGKSFTSKSQLHVHKRIHTGEKPYMCTKCGKAFTNRSNLITHQKTHTGEKSYICPKCGKAFTQRSDLITHQRIHTGEKPYECNTCGKAFTQKSHLNIHQKIHTGERQYECHECGKAFNQKSILIVHQKIHTGEKPYVCTECGRAFIRKSNFITHQRIHTGEKPYECNDCGKSFTSKSQLLVHRPIHTGEKPYVCAICGKAFSGRSNLSKHQKTHTGEKPYICSECGKTFRQKSELIIHHRIHTGEKPYECSDCGKSFTKKSQLQVHQRIHTGEKPYVCAECGKAFTDRSNLNKHQTTHTGDKPYKCVVCGKGFVQKSVLSMHQSIHT, encoded by the exons ATGACCATGCCAGCTAATTGGACCTCTCACCAGAAATCCCTGGGCCTGGCTCCAGAGGAACATGGCAGCTCATGTGAG GGATCAGTGTCCTTCAGGGATGTGGCTGTAGATTTCAGCAGAGAGGAGTGGCAGCAGCTAGACCTTGATCAGAAAAACCTGTACCGGGATGTGATGCTGGAGACCTATAGCCACCTGCTCTCAGTAG GGTATCAAGTTCCTGAAACAGAGGTTTTCATGTTGGAGCAAGGAAAGGAGCCATGGGCACTGCAGGGTGAGAGCCCACATCAGAGCTGTCCAG AAGAATTGTGGCAGATTGATGACCAGATAGAGAGCtatcaacaaagagaaaaatctttaagAGATGTTGCTTTCATCAAGAAAATATTGACTATAAAGAGGGATTATgaatataaagacagaaaaataattcatgtgAGCCAAAACATTCCTTTCCCAAAGAGACCTCATCAGTGTGACTTATATGGAAGTGCTTTAAGCCATAATTTAGATTTACACAGTCATAATAGAAACAGTGGATCAAAGAACATTAATAAGATTACTGAATATGGTAAAATTTCTTCCTGTACTAAACATGAGTGTACTCCAACAGGAGAGAAATTATGGGGCCATAATCAATGTGGAAAAATCCTCAGCTATAAACAAGTACCCTGTCAACATCAGAAAAGTCATACTGGGGCAAAATCTTATGAATGTGCTGAATTTGGAAATATCTTCACCCAGAAGTCACAACTCAAGGTACATCTGAAAGTGCATACAGGAGAAAaactgtatgtatgtattgaCTGTGGGAAGGCTTTTGTACAGAAGCCAGAATTCATTACACATCAGAGAACTCATACTAGAGAGAAGCCCTataagtgcagtgaatgtgggaaagcctttttCCAAGTATCTTCTCTTTTCaggcatcagagaattcatactggagaaaaactctatgaatgcagtgaatgtgggaaaggcTTCTCTTATAACTCAGATCTTAGTATACATCAgaaaattcatactggagagagacACCATGAGTGCAGTGATTGTGGCAAAGCATTCACGCAGAAGTCCACACTCAAGATGCATCAGAAAATTCATACAGGCGAGAGATCCTATATATGTATTGAATGTGGACAGGCCTTCATCCAGAAGACACACTTGATTGCGCACcgaagaattcatactggagaaaaaccatatgaatgCAGTAACTGTGGGAAGTCCTTCATTTCCAAGTCACAACTGCAGGTACACCAACGAACTCACACAAGAATGAAACCGTCTATATGCAACGAATATGGGAAGGTTTTCAACAATAGTTCCAACCTCAATACACATAAGAAAGTACAAATGAGAGAGAAATCTTCCATATGTACTGAATGTGGTAAGGCCTTTACGTACAGGTCAGAGTTGATtatacatcagagaattcacaccggagagaaaccttatgaatgcaGTGATTGTGGAAAAGCCTTCACTCAGAAGTCAGCACTCACAgtgcatcagagaattcatacaggagaaaaatcatatatatgCATGAAATGTGGGCTAGCCTTCATCCAGAAGGCACACTTGATTGCCCATCAAATAattcatacaggagagaaaccttataaatGTGGTAATTGTGGGAAATCCTTTACTTCCAAGTCACAACTTCATGTGCATAAACgaattcacacaggagagaaaccttataTGTGCACTAAATGTGGGAAGGCATTTACCAACAGGTCAAATCTCATTACACATCAGAAAACTCATACAGGAGAGAAATCCTATATATGTCCTAAATGTGGCAAGGCCTTCACACAAAGGTCAGACTTGATTacacatcagagaattcatactggggagaaaccttatgaatgcaATACCTGTGGAAAAGCCTTCACCCAGAAGTCACACCTCAATATACACCAGAAAATTCACACTGGAGAGAGACAATATGAATGccatgaatgtgggaaagccttcaacCAGAAATCAATACTCATTGTGCATCAGAAAattcatacaggagagaaaccctatgtgTGCACTGAGTGTGGAAGAGCCTTCATCCGGAAGTCAAACTTTATTactcatcagagaattcatactggggagaaaccttatgaatgcaATGATTGTGGGAAATCTTTCACCTCCAAGTCTCAGCTCCTGGTGCATCGACCAATTCacacaggagaaaaaccatatgtgtgtgctatatgtgggaaagcctttagtgGCAGGTCAAATCTTAGTAAACATCAGAAAACTCATACCGGAGAAAAGCCCTACATTTGTTCTGAATGTGGAAAGACTTTCAGACAAAAGTCAGAACTGATTATACATCATAggattcatactggagagaaaccttatgaatgcaGTGACTGTGGTAAATCGTTCACTAAGAAATCACAGCTCCAAGTGCATCAACgaattcacacaggagagaagcctTATGTGTGTGCTgagtgtgggaaggccttcaCTGACAGATCAAATTTGAACAAACACCAGACAACACACACTGGAGACAAACCCTATAAGTGTGTAGTCTGTGGGAAAGGCTTTGTTCAGAAATCAGTTCTCAGCATGCATCAAAGTATTCACACTTGA